Proteins from a single region of Chitinibacter bivalviorum:
- the moaC gene encoding cyclic pyranopterin monophosphate synthase MoaC, which translates to MTLDAVVLAGGEARRMAGRDKGLIELSGKPMINWVLQSLQKQTIPIDHILISANRNMPDYAAFGHAVLRDVYPNHPGPMAGIHAAWMSSPADWMLVVPCDVPFLPSDLLLQFRAALNASEAPAAVARTPDGQVHWSVCLLRRDVMPSLLENLSSGKSKMGEWLKSIGAVYVTFPDGCFPNLNTPEDLSLLASRLSGAETIPVAGELTHFNAQGQAHMVNVGDKAETKRIATAQGDIRMLPDTLRLIEEGNHKKGDVLGIARIAAIMAAKKTSDLIPLCHPLPLTAVDVEFSIDRVKSTVRCAVTCATFGRTGIEMEALTAVQVGLLTIYDMCKAVDKGMVMTDIRLIEKIGGKSGHWTTAMPAVATEFPLI; encoded by the coding sequence ATGACCTTGGATGCGGTGGTATTGGCGGGTGGCGAAGCACGCCGGATGGCGGGGCGCGATAAAGGGCTGATTGAATTATCGGGCAAGCCAATGATTAATTGGGTGCTGCAATCGCTGCAAAAACAAACCATCCCGATCGATCATATCCTGATTTCTGCCAACCGCAATATGCCTGACTATGCCGCGTTTGGTCATGCTGTCTTGCGCGATGTATATCCAAATCATCCCGGCCCGATGGCGGGCATCCATGCCGCGTGGATGTCTTCGCCAGCCGATTGGATGCTCGTCGTGCCGTGCGATGTACCGTTTTTGCCGTCTGATTTATTGTTGCAATTTCGCGCCGCACTTAATGCCAGCGAAGCCCCTGCGGCAGTCGCCCGTACGCCCGATGGGCAAGTGCATTGGTCGGTATGCCTGCTGCGCCGCGATGTAATGCCTTCCTTGCTGGAAAATCTGTCGAGCGGTAAATCCAAAATGGGCGAGTGGCTCAAAAGCATCGGCGCGGTGTATGTCACTTTTCCTGACGGTTGTTTCCCTAATCTGAATACCCCAGAAGATTTATCCTTGCTCGCCAGTCGCCTCTCTGGTGCAGAAACCATTCCCGTGGCCGGTGAATTGACGCACTTTAATGCGCAAGGTCAGGCGCATATGGTCAATGTGGGTGATAAAGCAGAAACCAAGCGCATCGCCACCGCGCAAGGTGATATTCGCATGTTGCCCGATACGCTGCGCTTGATCGAAGAGGGTAATCACAAAAAAGGCGATGTACTTGGGATCGCGCGCATTGCCGCGATTATGGCTGCGAAAAAAACCAGCGATTTAATCCCCTTGTGTCACCCACTGCCGCTGACTGCGGTTGATGTTGAGTTTTCGATTGATCGCGTTAAATCTACCGTGCGCTGCGCAGTGACGTGCGCTACGTTTGGTCGTACCGGCATTGAGATGGAAGCGCTCACCGCAGTGCAGGTGGGGCTGCTGACTATTTACGATATGTGCAAAGCCGTCGATAAAGGTATGGTCATGACCGATATTCGCCTGATCGAGAAAATCGGCGGCAAGTCAGGGCATTGGACAACCGCCATGCCCGCCGTCGCCACAGAATTTCCACTGATTTAA
- the moaE gene encoding molybdopterin synthase catalytic subunit MoaE — MGQTHRDKIIVQEADFDVAAEYQRLAGDATIGAVVMFVGRVRDINPQPDLVSLHLEHYPAMTERALHKIVAQAHERWPLDAVTIIHRVGSMGPAEQIVLVLTASAHRVAAYDANIYIMDYLKNDAPFWKKEVTLHQATWVEAKDSDQAAQLRWER; from the coding sequence ATGGGGCAGACGCATCGCGATAAAATCATCGTGCAAGAGGCCGATTTTGACGTGGCCGCCGAATATCAGCGCCTCGCGGGTGACGCGACCATCGGTGCGGTGGTGATGTTTGTCGGGCGAGTACGCGATATCAACCCGCAGCCCGATTTAGTCTCATTACACCTTGAGCATTACCCCGCGATGACCGAGCGTGCATTGCACAAAATTGTGGCGCAAGCGCATGAACGCTGGCCGCTCGATGCAGTGACGATCATCCACCGCGTCGGCAGCATGGGGCCGGCGGAGCAAATAGTGTTGGTTTTAACGGCAAGTGCGCACCGCGTTGCCGCATATGACGCGAACATCTATATTATGGACTACTTAAAAAACGACGCGCCGTTTTGGAAGAAAGAAGTCACCTTGCACCAAGCAACTTGGGTGGAGGCGAAAGACTCCGACCAAGCTGCGCAGCTACGCTGGGAAAGATGA
- a CDS encoding MoaD/ThiS family protein: MLTILYFARLRDALLCSEEQLPEVANGRELIAQLVTRGGVWAEELGGNRVFRIAINQEMAQLDDAIPAGAEVAIFPPVTGG, encoded by the coding sequence ATGCTGACGATTTTGTATTTTGCACGCTTGCGCGATGCGCTGTTATGTAGCGAAGAGCAACTGCCTGAAGTGGCGAATGGACGTGAATTGATTGCACAACTGGTCACGCGCGGCGGCGTTTGGGCCGAGGAATTGGGCGGCAATCGCGTGTTTCGTATCGCCATCAATCAGGAAATGGCGCAACTTGATGATGCGATCCCTGCTGGGGCCGAAGTGGCGATCTTTCCTCCTGTGACGGGGGGTTAA
- a CDS encoding molybdopterin molybdotransferase MoeA, with the protein MPDFAMLDFDAALAQLLAQAQAVTTTEAVPLAAALGRVLADDVCAAINVPGFDNSAMDGYALHVPDFSNPPEQYLVVQRIAAGEVGTPLAAGEAARIFTGAPIPAGANAVAMQEVCSVDGEQLRVNLTLKDGANIRRVGDDIAAGAVILPRGVVLTPAMIGLAASVGVAALNVFAPLRVALLSTGDELVEPGLPLQAGQIYNSNRYVLINALKALGCVVSDLGIVPDDQEATIAALQYAAQSHDVLITSGGVSVGEEDHVKSAVEYLGKLNLWKIAIKPGKPFAFGKIGACDFIGLPGNPVSALVTFLMLVRPFILARQGASQTSPARLPLIADFDWKKAGDRREFLRARLNATGRVELFAKQGSGVLTSMVWGDGLVDLPIGQTISRGDVVSYIPFNSLGA; encoded by the coding sequence ATGCCTGACTTTGCGATGTTAGATTTTGATGCTGCGCTGGCGCAATTATTGGCGCAAGCGCAAGCCGTGACGACGACCGAAGCTGTGCCTTTGGCCGCTGCACTGGGTCGGGTCTTGGCCGATGATGTGTGTGCGGCGATCAATGTGCCGGGTTTTGATAATAGTGCGATGGATGGGTATGCCCTTCATGTTCCTGATTTTTCAAATCCTCCAGAGCAATACCTCGTAGTACAGCGCATTGCTGCGGGTGAAGTTGGTACGCCGCTGGCGGCTGGCGAAGCCGCGCGGATTTTTACCGGCGCGCCGATTCCCGCAGGTGCCAACGCGGTGGCGATGCAGGAAGTGTGTAGCGTGGATGGTGAGCAATTACGCGTCAATCTGACCCTGAAAGACGGCGCGAACATCCGCCGGGTCGGTGATGATATTGCGGCGGGCGCGGTGATTCTGCCACGCGGCGTTGTGCTGACGCCTGCGATGATTGGTTTGGCGGCCTCAGTTGGCGTGGCTGCGTTGAATGTATTTGCCCCGCTGCGCGTCGCATTATTGAGTACGGGCGATGAATTGGTCGAGCCTGGTTTGCCGCTGCAAGCTGGGCAAATCTACAACTCAAATCGCTATGTGCTGATCAACGCACTCAAAGCCTTGGGTTGTGTGGTGAGTGATTTGGGCATTGTGCCCGATGATCAAGAGGCCACCATTGCGGCGCTTCAATATGCAGCGCAATCACACGATGTATTGATAACTTCGGGCGGGGTATCGGTCGGAGAAGAAGACCATGTGAAGTCTGCAGTCGAATACCTAGGTAAACTGAATTTATGGAAAATCGCCATCAAGCCGGGTAAGCCCTTTGCTTTTGGTAAAATCGGCGCTTGTGATTTTATCGGACTGCCCGGCAACCCTGTTTCGGCCTTGGTGACTTTTCTGATGCTGGTGCGCCCGTTTATCTTGGCGCGCCAAGGCGCAAGTCAAACCTCGCCAGCGCGTTTGCCTCTGATCGCCGATTTTGACTGGAAAAAGGCCGGAGATCGCCGCGAATTCTTGCGTGCCCGCCTCAATGCAACTGGCCGCGTCGAGCTATTTGCCAAGCAAGGCTCGGGCGTGTTGACGTCGATGGTGTGGGGCGATGGTTTGGTTGATTTGCCAATTGGTCAAACCATCAGTCGCGGTGATGTGGTGTCATACATCCCGTTTAACAGCTTGGGGGCGTGA
- the mobB gene encoding molybdopterin-guanine dinucleotide biosynthesis protein B encodes MHRVLAIAGYSGSGKTTLIEALLPELAQLGWRVNVIKHSHHDIEFEPPHKDTARFRAAGAGEVMLVSPYRVAIFQELAGREMPRLSEQIARFAPADLCLVEGFKREPIAKIEVWRAVNGKPPLFVDDEQVIAIATDSAAALPPHQLPLLDLNHPAAIAQFIFQYFSDLSHA; translated from the coding sequence ATGCATCGAGTATTGGCAATCGCAGGCTATTCAGGCTCAGGTAAAACGACGCTAATTGAAGCGCTATTGCCCGAGCTGGCACAATTGGGTTGGCGGGTGAATGTGATCAAGCATTCGCATCACGACATCGAGTTTGAGCCGCCACACAAAGACACCGCCCGTTTTCGTGCGGCGGGGGCGGGTGAAGTCATGCTGGTGTCGCCGTATCGGGTCGCGATTTTTCAGGAATTGGCGGGCAGGGAAATGCCACGTCTGAGCGAACAAATCGCACGATTCGCGCCCGCTGATTTATGTCTGGTCGAAGGTTTCAAGCGCGAGCCGATTGCGAAAATCGAAGTCTGGCGCGCAGTCAATGGCAAACCACCATTGTTTGTGGACGATGAGCAGGTCATCGCCATCGCGACCGATTCGGCCGCTGCGCTGCCGCCGCATCAATTACCGCTGCTCGACCTCAATCATCCCGCTGCGATTGCGCAGTTTATCTTTCAGTATTTTTCGGATTTATCCCATGCCTGA
- a CDS encoding helix-hairpin-helix domain-containing protein, which produces MHPSKVNRAELSQLTDLPNIGPAMAADLQLLGIHTPQQLIGQSPYQMYLKLCDLTATQHDPCVLDVFMSITRFMAGEAAKPWWDYTAERKVMLRSLSKPI; this is translated from the coding sequence ATGCACCCCAGTAAAGTAAACCGCGCTGAGCTCTCGCAATTGACGGACTTACCCAATATTGGCCCCGCGATGGCGGCGGATTTGCAACTTTTGGGCATCCATACCCCGCAGCAACTCATCGGGCAAAGCCCCTACCAAATGTACCTAAAATTGTGTGATTTGACGGCGACACAGCATGATCCCTGTGTGCTCGATGTGTTTATGTCGATTACGCGTTTTATGGCGGGTGAGGCCGCAAAGCCGTGGTGGGATTACACGGCAGAGCGCAAAGTCATGCTGCGCAGCCTAAGCAAACCAATTTAA
- the moaA gene encoding GTP 3',8-cyclase MoaA, with amino-acid sequence MLQDRFGRAIDYLRVSVTDRCDLRCSYCLPARFKGFEEPAHWLTFDEIERLVGAFTRLGVRRVRLTGGEPLLRRNLPELAGRLRGLGLDDLSLSTNATQLAKHAQALKDAGVTRVNVSLDSLDRQCVSEITGSDSFDQVMAGLRAAKAVGLAPIKLNMVAMQGVNDAEINTMADFAFENGYILRMIEAMPMGDTGRNAQYLDLGPIRDRLVERYDLIPEVAELGGGPARYWQTRQAIAGHHGKIGFITPISQHFCASCNRVRLTVDGTLYMCLGQESAFEFRPLLRGGASDAELEAAILHAIELKPERHEFIEQPTKLIRFMSQTGG; translated from the coding sequence ATGCTGCAAGATCGATTTGGCCGGGCCATCGATTATTTGCGCGTTTCGGTGACAGATCGCTGTGATCTGCGCTGCAGCTATTGCCTGCCTGCCCGTTTCAAAGGTTTTGAAGAGCCTGCGCATTGGCTGACGTTTGACGAGATCGAGCGTTTAGTCGGCGCGTTTACCCGCTTGGGTGTTCGTCGGGTGCGGCTCACGGGCGGCGAGCCTTTGCTGCGCCGCAATTTGCCCGAGCTGGCAGGACGGCTTCGCGGCTTGGGGCTGGATGACTTGTCGCTCTCGACCAATGCCACCCAATTGGCTAAACACGCGCAGGCGCTCAAAGACGCCGGCGTGACGCGCGTTAATGTCAGCCTCGATAGTCTCGATCGACAATGCGTTTCTGAAATTACTGGTAGTGATTCGTTTGACCAAGTGATGGCGGGTTTACGCGCCGCCAAAGCCGTGGGGCTTGCGCCGATTAAACTCAATATGGTCGCGATGCAGGGCGTGAATGACGCTGAAATCAACACGATGGCCGACTTTGCGTTTGAAAATGGCTATATTCTGCGCATGATCGAAGCGATGCCGATGGGTGATACTGGCCGCAATGCGCAGTACCTCGACTTGGGGCCGATTCGCGATCGACTCGTTGAGCGTTATGATCTGATTCCTGAAGTGGCGGAATTAGGCGGTGGCCCCGCACGCTACTGGCAAACGCGGCAGGCAATCGCTGGACATCACGGTAAAATTGGTTTTATTACGCCGATTTCGCAGCATTTTTGTGCCAGCTGTAATCGCGTCCGACTCACCGTCGATGGTACGCTGTATATGTGTCTGGGGCAGGAAAGCGCGTTTGAGTTTCGGCCTTTGCTGCGCGGTGGCGCATCTGACGCCGAGCTGGAAGCGGCGATTTTGCACGCGATCGAGCTCAAACCCGAGCGACACGAATTTATCGAACAACCCACTAAGCTGATCCGCTTTATGTCGCAAACGGGTGGCTAG
- a CDS encoding mechanosensitive ion channel family protein: MKHRLLHLCTMMMFLAFIGLSWANDAPAPTEANEGYVAKINNRDIMTFHSPILTYSAQDRALGAEQRIKKILASLKEGKVDSSMINAPAIGISITIDGQQAFIVLQDDVNTLSGETLESTANKAKHQLRMLIAESNELRDPKQLLHAAAYALVATAIFAALIYALSKSRIFLFKAGRRYITRPVAHLAQKTTGVSFSLLNRVLRWLINSITTVFGLIFLYSWTSLVFSLFPFTRAWSERLNDSILTFLGNVGEGILHAIPSFLVIVFIVVCARYSSRFLHFVFGRIERGEMHLSWFDRETASTTRKIMSFLVWLLAIAMIYPYLPGADTEAFKGLSVMVGLMVSLGASSVVGQFASGLILIYAKSLKQGEYVQIGDTEGTVMHIGLFATKIHTNLREEISIPNSVLVGQSVKNFSRLAAGGGVITQVGVTIGYDTPWRQVEAMLIEAADQTSGVRQIPSPIVYQTALSDYYVEYFLRIAVDEPRRRLEIMSELHAKIQDVFNTYGVQIMSPHYRGDPPDAKIIAPENWAPAPAKGVDAPYTS, translated from the coding sequence ATGAAACACCGTTTATTGCACCTTTGCACCATGATGATGTTTTTAGCTTTCATCGGCTTGAGCTGGGCCAATGATGCACCCGCGCCAACCGAAGCCAACGAAGGCTATGTCGCGAAGATAAATAATCGCGACATTATGACTTTTCACAGCCCAATTCTGACTTACAGCGCCCAAGACCGCGCGCTGGGCGCCGAGCAGCGGATCAAAAAAATCTTGGCCTCGCTCAAAGAGGGCAAGGTCGACAGCAGCATGATTAACGCGCCGGCCATCGGCATTAGCATTACGATTGATGGGCAACAGGCGTTTATTGTGTTGCAAGATGATGTCAATACGCTCAGCGGTGAAACACTAGAGTCGACCGCCAATAAAGCCAAACATCAATTGCGCATGCTCATTGCCGAAAGCAATGAGCTACGCGACCCCAAACAATTACTCCACGCCGCGGCCTATGCACTCGTCGCGACCGCGATCTTTGCAGCACTCATTTACGCACTATCCAAATCGCGTATTTTCTTATTTAAAGCTGGTCGTCGTTATATCACCCGCCCCGTTGCCCATCTGGCGCAAAAAACCACTGGCGTGAGCTTTTCTTTACTAAATCGCGTGTTGCGCTGGTTGATTAATTCGATCACCACGGTATTTGGGCTGATCTTTTTATATAGCTGGACCAGCTTGGTATTTAGTTTGTTTCCGTTTACCCGCGCTTGGAGCGAAAGGCTGAATGACTCAATTCTGACTTTCCTCGGTAATGTGGGTGAAGGCATCCTGCATGCGATCCCGAGCTTTTTGGTGATTGTGTTTATTGTGGTTTGCGCGCGTTATTCTTCGCGATTCCTGCATTTTGTCTTTGGCCGTATCGAGCGCGGTGAAATGCACTTGAGCTGGTTTGACCGTGAAACGGCCAGCACCACGCGCAAAATCATGTCTTTTCTCGTCTGGCTACTGGCCATCGCGATGATTTACCCCTATTTGCCCGGTGCGGATACGGAAGCCTTCAAGGGTTTATCGGTGATGGTCGGCTTGATGGTGTCCTTGGGTGCATCGAGCGTGGTGGGGCAATTTGCCAGCGGCTTAATCCTGATTTATGCCAAATCACTCAAGCAAGGCGAATACGTACAGATTGGAGACACCGAAGGCACTGTGATGCACATAGGCTTGTTTGCGACCAAAATCCACACCAATTTGCGCGAAGAAATCAGTATTCCCAATTCGGTATTGGTCGGGCAAAGCGTGAAAAACTTCTCTCGCCTCGCGGCGGGTGGCGGCGTAATCACACAAGTGGGCGTCACCATTGGCTACGACACTCCGTGGCGCCAAGTCGAAGCGATGCTGATTGAGGCCGCAGATCAAACCAGCGGCGTGCGACAGATCCCAAGCCCGATCGTCTATCAAACGGCGCTTTCTGATTATTATGTCGAATATTTCCTACGTATCGCCGTCGATGAGCCGCGCCGTCGCTTGGAAATCATGAGTGAATTACACGCCAAAATTCAGGATGTATTTAATACCTATGGCGTGCAGATTATGTCGCCGCATTATCGTGGCGATCCGCCTGATGCAAAAATCATCGCCCCTGAAAACTGGGCACCAGCCCCAGCCAAGGGCGTTGATGCACCTTATACGTCTTAA
- a CDS encoding NAD(P)H-dependent oxidoreductase, with translation MKNLIIFSHPHLASSQTHRTLIDEIAELPQVKIHHLESMYPDGVIDVLAEQAACLRAERIVWQFPLYWHSCPAMLKRWQDEVFERDWAYGGVQSLAGKHLHLVVSTASVGALYDAAQPISTEALWYPMRLTAEALGLIWHTPLVLHDVEHLPRSPFDVEHQTAIEAFAQHYCALLSE, from the coding sequence ATGAAAAATCTCATTATTTTTTCGCACCCGCATTTGGCGTCCTCGCAAACTCATCGCACGCTGATCGATGAAATCGCCGAATTGCCACAAGTCAAAATCCATCATTTGGAAAGCATGTATCCCGATGGAGTGATTGATGTTTTGGCTGAGCAGGCGGCTTGCTTGCGAGCCGAGCGCATCGTTTGGCAATTTCCTTTGTACTGGCATAGCTGCCCGGCGATGCTAAAGCGTTGGCAAGATGAGGTCTTTGAGCGCGACTGGGCGTATGGCGGGGTGCAAAGTTTGGCGGGGAAACACTTGCATTTGGTGGTCAGTACAGCGTCGGTTGGCGCTTTATATGATGCGGCACAGCCCATTTCGACTGAGGCTTTGTGGTATCCGATGCGGCTCACGGCAGAGGCGCTGGGGCTGATCTGGCATACACCGCTGGTGCTGCATGATGTTGAACATTTGCCTCGATCGCCCTTTGATGTGGAGCACCAAACAGCCATCGAGGCTTTTGCGCAGCACTATTGTGCTTTGCTCAGTGAATGA
- a CDS encoding MBL fold metallo-hydrolase, which translates to MKKAQLIASTSEHRWYAISRDPARPHHLIDTNEYVVTTGDDSILCDPGGSEVFPAVFAALSEVIDPRTVQRIFSSHQDPDVISSLGLWNDFNPKIRCHVSGLWGSFIPHFGCSEDTLVSIPDEGGIITLGKAELQFIPAHYLHSSGNFHLYDPECKLLFTGDIGAALLPNHDCNLYVEDFDTHIRYAEGFHKRWMGSNTAKQKWINRVRELDIDLMCPQHGAIYRGDDVKRFIDWFDKLQVGIG; encoded by the coding sequence ATGAAAAAAGCTCAGCTAATAGCCAGTACAAGTGAACATCGCTGGTACGCCATTTCGCGCGATCCGGCTCGACCGCATCATTTAATCGACACTAATGAATATGTTGTGACCACCGGCGACGATAGTATTTTATGCGATCCAGGCGGCTCGGAGGTGTTTCCTGCGGTTTTTGCCGCGCTATCCGAAGTGATCGACCCACGCACGGTGCAGCGGATTTTCTCCTCGCACCAAGACCCCGACGTGATTTCATCGCTCGGGCTGTGGAATGATTTTAACCCCAAAATTCGCTGTCACGTTTCAGGGCTGTGGGGCAGCTTTATTCCCCATTTTGGCTGTAGCGAAGACACCTTGGTATCGATTCCTGATGAAGGTGGCATCATTACCCTAGGCAAAGCCGAATTACAGTTTATCCCCGCACACTATCTTCATTCCTCGGGCAATTTCCATTTGTATGATCCAGAGTGCAAATTGCTTTTTACGGGTGATATCGGTGCCGCCCTATTGCCGAATCATGATTGCAATCTGTACGTCGAAGATTTCGATACGCATATTCGCTACGCGGAAGGCTTTCATAAACGCTGGATGGGCTCGAACACCGCCAAGCAAAAATGGATCAATCGGGTACGCGAGCTAGATATCGATTTGATGTGCCCTCAGCACGGCGCGATCTATCGCGGTGATGATGTCAAACGCTTTATCGACTGGTTTGATAAATTACAGGTTGGCATCGGTTGA
- a CDS encoding peptidylprolyl isomerase, producing the protein MAIIVNGVEISEEMIAGEQANHAQAPSARDAAIQELILRELLLQKANAAGIQSATPEEAIGALLEQEIKVPEADDAACQAFYDENPESFTRGEMAVASHILFPLGEGLAASLAKSKAEGVLAEVQANPARFAALASEHSTCPSGKQGGSLGQFGRGQMVPEFEAAVFSTEAGQITPSLVETQFGYHIIQVNERSNGDKVSFDEVKERLQAFLTDMAGRKLMHDYLAALVADAKIEGYSLPAMA; encoded by the coding sequence ATGGCAATTATCGTAAACGGCGTTGAAATCAGCGAAGAAATGATCGCAGGCGAGCAAGCCAACCATGCCCAAGCGCCAAGCGCGCGTGACGCCGCAATCCAGGAGTTGATCCTGCGTGAATTGCTGCTGCAAAAGGCCAATGCGGCGGGCATCCAATCAGCAACGCCTGAAGAAGCGATCGGTGCTTTGCTCGAACAAGAAATCAAAGTTCCAGAAGCGGATGATGCCGCTTGCCAAGCTTTCTACGATGAAAACCCAGAAAGCTTCACCCGCGGCGAAATGGCTGTAGCTAGCCACATTTTGTTCCCACTGGGCGAAGGTCTGGCAGCTAGCTTAGCCAAATCAAAAGCGGAAGGCGTATTGGCTGAAGTGCAAGCCAATCCAGCGCGTTTTGCAGCCTTGGCGAGCGAACACTCAACTTGCCCATCAGGCAAACAAGGCGGCAGCTTGGGTCAATTTGGCCGTGGTCAAATGGTGCCTGAATTTGAAGCTGCGGTATTTAGCACCGAAGCAGGTCAAATCACACCTAGCCTGGTTGAAACACAATTTGGCTACCACATCATTCAAGTGAATGAGCGCAGCAATGGCGACAAAGTAAGCTTTGATGAAGTGAAAGAGCGTCTGCAAGCATTCCTGACCGATATGGCGGGTCGCAAATTGATGCACGACTACCTCGCAGCCTTGGTGGCTGATGCAAAAATCGAAGGTTACAGCTTGCCAGCCATGGCCTAA